A window of the Syntrophothermus lipocalidus DSM 12680 genome harbors these coding sequences:
- a CDS encoding methyl-accepting chemotaxis protein encodes MQHPVYPLSHVLPVASPGCVWVSGISSWEAAFPWQVITIVLAIIVISALLPRLTSYLARLERCRLARLPEPYQENVLGETETSAVSSGCCSAPEAEELKSKLAAFAGDYQVTASQILSSVDQMKLVTETASQAITAFDYVQRAADVIGALGEKLTQQVEETTSSTRRAREALVQTLALTERVCLDTDNTYREMSSLEEAVRKVDGILTSIGEISRQTRLLALNASIEAARAGQHGRGFAVVADEVKKLSLQTEKAVGETGRILTDVKNKVKQMEQSVQTGQRGVNLAVQAIDEIRTELHGLEQQVEIMSQSVWTAHREIREYFGRLKAAGQQIKRSFASIQAVAEMLTNVAQIVQANAGSFTLVKPKSLSMEESGFNGDEQVHKVLESLLVLAREPRLKELKPELHGPVLRRWMAERPEVEAVYSNRRDGTFIFSEPPAALANARIRPWWQKAIAGENYVSPEYISAITRLPCRTVSVPLRDNTGEIVGTLAADMVVGRIT; translated from the coding sequence ATGCAGCACCCCGTTTACCCTTTATCCCACGTTTTACCAGTTGCATCCCCCGGCTGCGTGTGGGTCAGCGGCATCTCATCTTGGGAAGCAGCCTTTCCGTGGCAGGTAATCACGATAGTTTTGGCCATAATTGTCATTTCAGCACTATTGCCCCGGCTTACATCGTATCTTGCGCGGTTGGAACGCTGTCGTTTGGCAAGACTTCCCGAGCCTTATCAGGAGAACGTGTTAGGCGAAACCGAGACCTCAGCCGTGTCTTCCGGGTGCTGTTCGGCCCCAGAAGCAGAGGAACTTAAGAGCAAACTTGCAGCATTCGCTGGTGACTACCAAGTCACGGCCAGCCAGATCCTGTCCTCTGTTGACCAAATGAAACTAGTTACCGAAACTGCTTCTCAAGCCATCACGGCCTTCGATTATGTTCAACGTGCTGCTGACGTGATTGGCGCATTGGGCGAAAAACTAACTCAGCAGGTTGAAGAAACCACTAGTTCCACGCGACGAGCCCGCGAGGCCTTGGTGCAGACTCTCGCGCTTACCGAACGTGTTTGTCTTGACACCGATAATACTTACCGAGAGATGTCATCTCTCGAAGAGGCTGTAAGAAAAGTAGACGGTATTCTAACCAGTATCGGAGAAATATCACGCCAAACCCGGCTTCTAGCGTTGAACGCCTCCATCGAAGCCGCGCGGGCTGGACAACACGGCAGAGGTTTTGCAGTAGTCGCCGATGAGGTAAAAAAGCTGTCTCTTCAAACCGAAAAGGCAGTGGGGGAAACTGGCAGAATTCTCACAGACGTGAAGAACAAAGTAAAACAAATGGAGCAATCTGTTCAGACCGGGCAGCGTGGTGTAAATCTCGCTGTTCAGGCGATCGATGAAATAAGAACAGAGCTCCATGGTCTCGAGCAACAGGTTGAGATTATGAGCCAAAGCGTTTGGACAGCACACCGCGAGATCCGAGAATACTTCGGCCGCTTAAAAGCCGCGGGACAACAGATAAAACGCAGCTTTGCCAGCATCCAGGCAGTTGCGGAAATGTTGACTAATGTGGCTCAAATAGTGCAAGCAAATGCCGGGAGTTTTACTCTGGTGAAGCCCAAGTCACTTTCGATGGAGGAATCTGGTTTTAACGGTGATGAGCAGGTTCACAAGGTGCTCGAGTCTTTACTTGTACTCGCTCGCGAACCAAGATTAAAGGAGCTTAAGCCTGAGCTTCATGGTCCGGTTCTCCGCAGATGGATGGCCGAGAGACCCGAAGTAGAAGCGGTTTATTCCAATCGGAGAGACGGCACCTTCATATTTTCAGAACCACCGGCTGCACTGGCCAACGCAAGAATACGTCCATGGTGGCAAAAGGCTATAGCGGGCGAGAACTATGTTTCACCTGAATATATTTCTGCCATTACTCGCCTTCCGTGCCGAACCGTGTCCGTACCCTTAAGAGACAACACAGGCGAAATCGTAGGTACTCTGGCAGCAGACATGGTCGTCGGCAGAATCACCTGA
- a CDS encoding P-II family nitrogen regulator codes for MKEIMAIIRPKQMTRTKEVLAALGFPALTAWRVLGRGKQKGLAGEVSFEVHPELMKQGGGMKFVPKRFISLVVEDEDVPLVVAAIIKVNRTGEIGDGRIFVCPVDDAARIRTQERSSEAIS; via the coding sequence ATGAAAGAAATAATGGCGATTATCCGGCCGAAGCAGATGACCAGAACCAAGGAAGTGCTGGCTGCCCTAGGTTTTCCCGCCCTAACCGCCTGGAGGGTGCTGGGGCGGGGAAAACAGAAGGGGCTTGCCGGTGAGGTTTCCTTCGAGGTCCACCCGGAGCTGATGAAGCAGGGCGGAGGGATGAAATTTGTCCCCAAGAGGTTCATTTCCCTGGTTGTAGAGGATGAGGACGTCCCCCTGGTTGTCGCTGCCATCATCAAGGTGAACCGAACCGGCGAAATCGGTGATGGCCGCATCTTCGTCTGTCCGGTAGACGATGCTGCCCGGATCCGGACGCAGGAAAGATCGTCAGAAGCGATTTCGTGA
- the nifH gene encoding nitrogenase iron protein codes for MTRKIAIYGKGGIGKSTTQQNTAAALAYFYGKKVLIHGCDPKADCTRMVLGGKPQETVMDTLRELGEDAVTLEKVVKTGFCGIRCVESGGPEPGVGCAGRGVITAINLMEELGAYTPDLDFIFFDVLGDVVCGGFAMPVREGKAEEIYIVASGEMMALYAANNICRGMIKYAEQSGVRLGGIICNSRNVDGERELMEEFCKRIGTQLIHFVPRDNIVQKAEFSRQTVTEFDPDCNQAREYKELARKIIENEMFVIPKPMTMDEMEALVVKYGLLD; via the coding sequence ATGACCAGAAAGATTGCGATTTACGGCAAGGGCGGCATCGGCAAGTCCACCACCCAGCAGAACACGGCAGCCGCACTGGCCTACTTCTACGGGAAGAAGGTTTTGATTCACGGCTGTGATCCTAAAGCCGACTGCACCCGCATGGTGCTGGGAGGGAAGCCGCAGGAGACCGTAATGGATACCCTGCGGGAACTCGGTGAGGATGCAGTTACCCTGGAAAAGGTGGTTAAAACCGGTTTCTGCGGCATCAGGTGCGTCGAATCCGGGGGGCCGGAGCCCGGTGTGGGCTGCGCCGGTAGGGGTGTGATCACCGCCATCAACCTGATGGAGGAGCTCGGTGCCTACACGCCCGATCTGGATTTCATCTTCTTTGATGTGCTGGGGGATGTGGTCTGCGGAGGTTTCGCCATGCCGGTCCGCGAAGGAAAGGCAGAAGAGATCTACATTGTTGCATCGGGCGAAATGATGGCCCTTTATGCGGCAAACAACATCTGCCGCGGTATGATAAAGTACGCCGAACAGAGCGGAGTGCGCCTCGGCGGAATCATCTGCAACAGCCGCAATGTTGACGGCGAGAGGGAGTTAATGGAGGAATTCTGCAAGAGAATCGGAACCCAGTTGATTCATTTTGTTCCCAGAGACAACATCGTGCAGAAGGCGGAATTTAGTCGGCAGACGGTGACGGAGTTCGACCCTGACTGTAACCAGGCCAGGGAGTACAAGGAACTCGCCCGGAAGATTATCGAGAACGAGATGTTTGTTATTCCGAAGCCGATGACGATGGACGAGATGGAAGCCCTTGTCGTGAAATACGGACTTTTGGATTAG
- a CDS encoding nitrogenase component I subunit alpha encodes MPLVNMKCDEKIPERGKHIYIHDPDNPVIPACNIRTIPGDMTERGCAFAGSRGVIGGPIKDVICMVHAPVGCAWFTWGSRRNLSDLHAWATPTRLTNVAFNRRYCVVTDMQEKDVVFGGIKKLKASCLEAFRLFPEARGMIIFTTCTTGLIGDDVQGVARQVEKEVGKPVFTAESPGCSGVSQSKGHHDFNIQFYRQINALRERRPELKMREEEKTPYDICLIGEYNMDWDLQAIRPLFEKIGVRVAAVFSGNERIENLIKMLDVKLNVVHCQRSAEYIAQMIKDGYNTPFIRVSLFGIEQTSEALREVAAFFGLEDRAEQVIAEEKARVERALAFYRAKLAGKRIAVYVGGPRVWHWIKLLEELGMEVVAGACTFAHEDDYEKINVRHKGGILVIDAPNEFEIEEMLVTLKPDLFLTGLKEKYLARKMGIPTVNSHSYEKGPYAGFAGMVNFARDIYQGIYSPVWRFQGGLPEVEEEVETE; translated from the coding sequence ATGCCTCTTGTCAACATGAAGTGTGATGAGAAGATCCCAGAACGGGGGAAGCACATCTACATACACGATCCGGACAACCCAGTAATTCCAGCCTGTAACATCAGGACGATCCCAGGGGATATGACCGAGCGCGGGTGTGCTTTCGCAGGCTCCCGGGGCGTCATCGGAGGGCCGATCAAAGATGTCATTTGTATGGTGCACGCTCCGGTGGGGTGCGCCTGGTTCACCTGGGGGTCGCGGCGCAACCTGTCCGATCTCCATGCCTGGGCGACGCCGACTCGGCTTACCAATGTCGCCTTCAACCGCCGCTACTGTGTTGTTACCGACATGCAGGAGAAGGACGTGGTGTTCGGCGGGATCAAGAAGCTGAAGGCTTCCTGCCTGGAAGCCTTCAGGCTCTTTCCGGAAGCGCGCGGCATGATCATCTTTACCACCTGTACCACCGGACTCATAGGGGACGACGTCCAGGGAGTGGCCAGACAGGTGGAAAAGGAGGTCGGAAAGCCGGTGTTCACTGCCGAGTCTCCCGGGTGTTCCGGGGTGAGCCAGTCCAAGGGCCACCACGACTTTAATATCCAGTTTTACCGCCAGATTAACGCTCTGCGGGAGCGCCGCCCGGAGCTGAAGATGCGGGAAGAGGAAAAAACTCCCTACGACATCTGCCTGATCGGTGAGTACAACATGGACTGGGACCTGCAGGCCATCCGTCCGCTTTTTGAAAAGATCGGTGTGCGCGTTGCTGCAGTGTTCTCGGGAAATGAACGCATCGAGAACCTGATCAAGATGCTGGATGTCAAGCTCAACGTTGTTCACTGCCAGCGCTCTGCGGAATACATCGCCCAGATGATTAAAGACGGGTATAATACCCCGTTCATACGGGTTTCTCTTTTCGGTATTGAACAGACCAGTGAGGCCCTGCGCGAGGTGGCGGCTTTCTTTGGCCTTGAGGACAGAGCGGAGCAGGTCATTGCCGAGGAGAAGGCCCGCGTGGAAAGGGCCCTGGCCTTTTACAGGGCAAAGCTGGCTGGCAAGCGGATCGCCGTCTATGTAGGCGGCCCGCGGGTCTGGCACTGGATTAAGCTGTTGGAGGAGCTGGGCATGGAGGTTGTGGCCGGTGCCTGCACCTTTGCCCACGAGGATGACTACGAAAAGATCAACGTCCGGCACAAGGGGGGGATCTTGGTCATTGACGCCCCGAACGAGTTCGAAATCGAGGAGATGCTGGTTACCCTCAAGCCTGACCTCTTCTTGACCGGACTTAAGGAGAAATACCTGGCCCGCAAGATGGGGATTCCCACGGTAAACTCCCACTCCTACGAAAAGGGGCCATACGCGGGGTTTGCCGGTATGGTGAATTTTGCCCGGGACATCTACCAGGGCATTTACTCACCGGTGTGGCGCTTCCAGGGCGGCCTGCCGGAGGTGGAAGAGGAGGTTGAAACAGAATGA
- a CDS encoding nitrogenase component 1, translating into MRLREIPVDGIPYDRLCVEKIPAAPEYIARDPELVPASNRSVVVNPNRICMPIGAMWAVLGVHRAIPFVQGAQGCTTYARYTFCRIFKEPATIATASFHEDAAVFGGRKNVIEGIRNLVVRYWPGLIGVVTTCSSEIMGDDMVSFLKEARARLSREIGREKTEEIPIVLINTPSFAGSHVEGYDRASKAFLESLATTRDVLSERVNIIPGMLYPGDIREIRHLLEEMNVEGTVLFDISDTLDAPLNPPQEIPYYPPGGTPVSEIRQMANARATFALQPHAGGSGARYLERKFGIPAFIGPVPIGVAATDAFLQNLSRITGREIPASLRDERGRLVDAMADTLHHTMMKRVAIFGDPDVVIGMTRFACELGMTPVAVSSGTPSKTFEGEIESIFREYRELFLAEPRVFNGGDLFEFEEYLKTLPQIDLILGHSKGVDISRELEIPLVRVGFPIYDRFGYQKKPVVGYRGAELLLYEIVNELLDYRYPDDRTQQL; encoded by the coding sequence ATGAGGTTGCGAGAAATACCGGTAGACGGCATTCCATACGACAGGCTGTGTGTCGAGAAGATTCCCGCTGCGCCCGAGTACATCGCGCGCGATCCAGAACTGGTACCGGCATCAAACCGGTCGGTGGTTGTAAACCCGAACCGTATCTGCATGCCGATCGGGGCCATGTGGGCGGTGCTCGGGGTACACCGGGCAATCCCCTTTGTTCAGGGGGCCCAGGGCTGCACCACCTACGCCCGCTACACCTTCTGCCGGATCTTCAAAGAGCCTGCCACTATTGCCACCGCTTCCTTCCACGAGGACGCGGCGGTTTTCGGGGGGCGTAAGAATGTGATCGAGGGGATCCGCAACCTGGTGGTACGGTACTGGCCGGGTCTCATCGGGGTTGTGACCACCTGCTCCAGCGAGATCATGGGGGATGACATGGTGAGCTTCTTGAAAGAGGCGCGGGCGCGGCTGAGCAGGGAGATTGGGAGAGAAAAGACGGAGGAAATCCCCATCGTCCTGATAAACACCCCGAGCTTTGCCGGTTCCCACGTGGAGGGGTACGACCGGGCGTCCAAAGCTTTTTTGGAATCGCTGGCAACCACCAGGGACGTGCTCTCGGAACGGGTGAACATCATCCCGGGGATGTTGTACCCGGGTGACATCCGGGAGATCAGGCACCTGCTTGAGGAGATGAATGTGGAAGGGACGGTCCTGTTCGATATCTCCGATACCCTGGATGCACCCCTGAACCCTCCGCAGGAGATCCCTTATTACCCGCCTGGGGGCACCCCTGTGTCCGAGATCAGGCAGATGGCCAATGCCCGGGCGACCTTTGCCCTGCAGCCTCATGCCGGGGGAAGCGGGGCGCGCTACCTGGAACGAAAATTCGGTATACCCGCTTTCATCGGGCCTGTCCCGATCGGGGTAGCTGCCACCGATGCCTTTCTTCAAAACTTGAGCCGGATTACGGGGCGTGAGATACCGGCGTCCCTGCGAGACGAGCGCGGGCGCCTGGTAGATGCCATGGCCGATACCCTGCACCACACCATGATGAAGCGTGTCGCCATCTTCGGCGACCCGGATGTGGTCATCGGGATGACCAGGTTTGCCTGTGAACTGGGCATGACGCCCGTGGCGGTGTCGTCGGGAACCCCGAGCAAAACCTTTGAAGGGGAGATAGAGTCAATATTTAGAGAATACCGGGAACTGTTCCTGGCGGAGCCCAGGGTGTTCAACGGCGGCGACCTGTTTGAGTTCGAGGAGTATTTAAAAACCCTGCCGCAGATCGACTTGATCCTCGGCCATTCAAAAGGGGTTGACATCTCCAGAGAACTGGAAATTCCCCTGGTGCGGGTCGGCTTCCCGATCTACGACCGGTTCGGCTACCAGAAGAAACCGGTGGTGGGGTACCGGGGGGCGGAACTGCTGCTTTACGAAATAGTTAACGAACTCCTGGACTACCGCTATCCGGACGACCGTACGCAGCAGCTTTAG
- a CDS encoding P-II family nitrogen regulator: MKMIRAIVRPEKAEDVVDALAEAGFVALTKMDVVGRGKQKGIHVGSVYYDELPKVMILMVTDDENVEKVMQIITQAAFTGNIGDGKIFVSPVDEAYTIRTGCKGL; the protein is encoded by the coding sequence ATGAAAATGATACGCGCTATCGTACGGCCGGAAAAGGCCGAGGATGTGGTCGACGCCCTTGCTGAGGCGGGGTTTGTGGCCCTGACTAAGATGGACGTCGTCGGCCGGGGAAAACAAAAGGGGATTCACGTCGGCAGCGTTTACTATGACGAACTCCCCAAGGTTATGATTCTGATGGTTACCGATGACGAAAATGTGGAGAAGGTTATGCAGATCATCACTCAGGCGGCGTTTACTGGAAATATCGGTGATGGAAAGATATTTGTCAGTCCTGTAGACGAAGCCTATACTATCAGGACGGGATGTAAGGGATTATAA